The genomic segment ATATACAAGACAATAGACCTAAGCTTAGAAAAATAGTTGATAACATATATGAGTTAGATGATAATGTGTCAGAAATAGAAACACTTTTAGATGATGCAAGTAATGGAATAGTTGATTTGAAAAATGTGTTGACTAAAACTAATGATATGCTTCCAACAATATCTAATGCTATTGATTCATCAAGTGATTTTTTAAATAATAGTAAATCAGTTTTAGATGATACTCAAGGAAAACTATCAGACATTTCTCCAACAGTAAAGCAGGACTTAATAAAATCAGAAAATGTACTTGATAATTCAAGTGTAGAACTTAAAAATCTAGATGAGAATGTATTACCAGAAGTATCTAAAAAGGTGTTATTAAATATAAGGGATTCTGCTATTGCGACAGAGGAAACAATTAATAATATTAAATATAAACTTAGAAATATAAAGAAACTTATTGATAAATTAAGCGATATAGAAATCAAAATACCTTCATTTGGTGATAATGTTCCCAATGTTGATTCTATAAAATTAATAAGAGACAAACTAGATAAACAATTAAATTCAGTAAAAAATATGCAAGATGATTTAAAAGATATAAGTGAAATAATTTCAGATAATATTGATAAGCTAGATACCATTGAAGATAAATTACAAATAATAGCTGATAAATCGGATGAAGAAGTTAAGAAAATAGATAATGAGGGATTAAATGTTCAAACACTTAAGGATATTATAAAAGTTGTAGATGAAGTACATAGTTTGGTGGCAAATATTACAGACAACTATGATTCAGAAATTGTCTCAGGAGTAGAAAAAAGTATTAATTCAACTAGAAACGTTTTAGATGATAGCTTATCTATTATTGAAGAAGGTAGAAATACATTACCAGAAGTAGAAAAATTGTTAAGTGTTTCACAGGATGCTACCAATTTAACTAATGATGAATTAACTAGTTTAAAAAATAAATTACCAGATGCTAAAAATAAGATTCATGAATTGGCGGATAAAATCAAGGATATGGATGAAGAAGATAAAATTGATGAATTATTGGACATGATGACAAGTAATTGGGAAAATCAAAGTGACTTTGTAGCAAGCCCAGTTGAAATAGAAGATAATAGATTATTTCCATGGCCTAATTACGGTACAGCTACGACTCCATTTTATACCGTACTTTGTTTATGGGTTGGGGGATTGCTGGCTTCTGCTTTATTATCGCTGGAAGCACCTAAATTTGATGATGGAACAAAGATTAAACCATATGAAATGTATTTAGGAAAACTATTACTATTTTTGACAGTTGGAGTATGCCAAGCATTAGTTGCAAGTATAGGTAGCATAATCATGCTAAATGTTTATGCAGTTCATCCTATAATGTATATCTTTTATAGTATATTTGTAAGTATTATATTTGTAATTGTTATATATACTGCAGCAAGTATACTAGACGATGTAGGGAAAGCAGCAATTGTTATAATATTAGTACTTCAGATGGCGGGAGCAAGTGGTAATTTTCCGATTGAAGTTGCACCAGTATTTTTTCAAAAATTGTTTCCTTTTTTACCTTTCACATATGCAATTAGTGGTATGAGGCAGATTATGGCGGGAATAGTGTATTCAATATTGATTAAAGATATAGTAGTTTTGTCTATATATATGTTTGTTTCATTAATTGCTGGAATATTATTAAAAGGATTTATGAACAGTATTACAGTTAATTTTATGGAGAAGTTAAAGAAGAGTGGAATATTGAGACATTAATAGTTGTTAAAATAAAATTATTATTAATTGGAATAAATAGTCAACACAACTGATTGCTGGCTATTTTTTTCTGTAAAAAATTAATTGTATACATTTATTTATAAAAGTAAGGTGGCATAATAGAAGAAAATGATATAATAAGGTTATAGTTTCATAAAAT from the Clostridium beijerinckii genome contains:
- a CDS encoding YhgE/Pip domain-containing protein; the encoded protein is MKNIFKIYKRDINKIRTNWVARLMIIVMIIIPSMYSLINIKASWDPYSNTAGIKIAIINEDKGTVFKDKNINLGEDLVDKLKENDKLGWVFTDKENAEQGLLLEKYYATIEIPENFSEDITTLLEKNINKPKLIYTVNEKKNAIAPKMTDSGIKTVKNELDENVIKTVSGILFRIFNERGVDIQDNRPKLRKIVDNIYELDDNVSEIETLLDDASNGIVDLKNVLTKTNDMLPTISNAIDSSSDFLNNSKSVLDDTQGKLSDISPTVKQDLIKSENVLDNSSVELKNLDENVLPEVSKKVLLNIRDSAIATEETINNIKYKLRNIKKLIDKLSDIEIKIPSFGDNVPNVDSIKLIRDKLDKQLNSVKNMQDDLKDISEIISDNIDKLDTIEDKLQIIADKSDEEVKKIDNEGLNVQTLKDIIKVVDEVHSLVANITDNYDSEIVSGVEKSINSTRNVLDDSLSIIEEGRNTLPEVEKLLSVSQDATNLTNDELTSLKNKLPDAKNKIHELADKIKDMDEEDKIDELLDMMTSNWENQSDFVASPVEIEDNRLFPWPNYGTATTPFYTVLCLWVGGLLASALLSLEAPKFDDGTKIKPYEMYLGKLLLFLTVGVCQALVASIGSIIMLNVYAVHPIMYIFYSIFVSIIFVIVIYTAASILDDVGKAAIVIILVLQMAGASGNFPIEVAPVFFQKLFPFLPFTYAISGMRQIMAGIVYSILIKDIVVLSIYMFVSLIAGILLKGFMNSITVNFMEKLKKSGILRH